In the Polyangiaceae bacterium genome, one interval contains:
- a CDS encoding sigma 54-interacting transcriptional regulator, with translation MPSLRIEVLSGSRAGSVFEPEGDVVRIGRAPRNDLELPEAHVSSEHARLVIGDESVTLEDLRSTNGTAVVRGDRRIVLNDGERRADLEHGDVLELGGEGEEATRLAIELGEELEPHVVSVRPIAQLSPTTSSVERNTDVLKTLYGVQREISAARDLDDVLQAVGDAALSLVPSATHATLVLRDEADVASAEGAYVPVLTRVRGGDGKGYTPDEGVPVTRSIFRKVVRERAAVLAADAPSETFSSESLLGASIRSTIGVPLWRGDDILGVLQVDNRDTPAMFDSSDLDALGVLAANASLAVANARLIRRLTLAEEQLQKENTYLKGRERARSGGSDFVGESKAIKTLLEQLDKVVDTRVTVLIEGETGTGKELVASRIHHRSRRSAKLFVAQNCAAMPENLLESELFGHKRGAFTGATEEKRGLFDVADGGTLFLDEVSEMPLALQAKLLRVLQEGEIRPVGATHTKIVDVRIVAACNRNLEKEVEAGRFREDLYYRLKVFPLRVPPLRERRDDIPLLAGFFLERYTREIGKPVQGFAQGCMELLMSHEWPGNVRELENEVQRLVIQADADGFIGPELLSPRVRRIEGVIEKAGAEKGTLKEMVEQVEKYFLLEALREHDGNKTSAAKTLGITREGLHKKLRQLKIG, from the coding sequence ATGCCCTCTCTTCGCATCGAGGTCCTCTCCGGTTCACGCGCAGGCAGCGTCTTCGAACCGGAGGGGGACGTCGTGCGGATTGGGCGTGCGCCACGCAACGATCTGGAGCTGCCGGAAGCACACGTCTCCAGTGAACATGCTCGGTTGGTCATCGGGGACGAGTCCGTCACCCTCGAAGATCTGCGCAGCACGAACGGCACGGCCGTCGTGCGAGGAGACCGTCGCATCGTTCTGAACGACGGAGAGCGGCGCGCCGACCTGGAGCACGGGGACGTGCTGGAGCTGGGCGGCGAGGGCGAGGAGGCGACGCGCCTCGCCATCGAGCTGGGAGAAGAGCTGGAACCGCACGTGGTGAGCGTGCGGCCCATCGCTCAGCTATCGCCAACGACGAGCTCCGTCGAGCGCAACACCGACGTTCTCAAGACGCTGTACGGCGTACAGCGCGAGATCAGCGCCGCGCGGGATCTGGACGACGTATTGCAGGCCGTGGGGGACGCCGCGCTTTCCTTGGTGCCGAGCGCCACACACGCGACCTTGGTGCTGCGCGACGAAGCTGACGTGGCCAGCGCAGAAGGAGCGTACGTACCGGTGTTGACGCGCGTGCGCGGCGGCGACGGCAAGGGCTACACACCTGACGAAGGCGTCCCTGTCACGCGCAGCATCTTCCGCAAGGTCGTGCGGGAACGCGCGGCAGTCCTGGCCGCCGACGCGCCGAGCGAGACCTTCAGCTCCGAATCGCTCTTGGGCGCGAGCATCCGCAGCACCATCGGTGTGCCGCTGTGGCGGGGGGACGACATTCTCGGCGTGCTCCAGGTCGACAACCGCGACACGCCGGCGATGTTCGATTCCTCGGATCTGGATGCTCTCGGCGTGCTCGCCGCGAACGCCTCCCTCGCCGTGGCGAACGCACGCCTGATCCGCCGCCTGACGCTCGCCGAAGAGCAGCTTCAGAAAGAGAACACCTATCTGAAGGGACGAGAGCGGGCGCGCAGCGGCGGCAGCGATTTCGTCGGCGAGAGCAAAGCCATCAAGACGCTGCTCGAGCAGTTGGACAAGGTAGTCGACACGCGCGTCACCGTACTCATCGAAGGCGAAACCGGGACTGGCAAGGAGCTGGTCGCGTCGCGGATCCACCACCGCAGTCGGCGCAGCGCGAAGCTCTTCGTCGCCCAGAACTGCGCCGCCATGCCCGAGAATCTGCTGGAGAGCGAACTCTTCGGCCACAAGCGGGGCGCCTTCACCGGCGCCACCGAGGAAAAGCGCGGACTCTTCGACGTCGCCGATGGCGGCACCTTGTTCCTGGACGAAGTGTCGGAGATGCCCTTGGCGCTGCAGGCCAAACTGCTGCGCGTGTTGCAGGAGGGCGAGATCCGACCCGTTGGCGCGACGCACACCAAGATCGTGGACGTGCGCATCGTGGCGGCGTGCAACCGCAACCTGGAGAAGGAGGTCGAGGCGGGGCGCTTCCGTGAGGACCTGTACTATCGCCTCAAGGTCTTTCCGCTGCGGGTGCCGCCGCTGCGCGAGCGCCGCGACGACATTCCGCTCTTGGCGGGCTTCTTCTTGGAGCGCTACACGCGAGAGATCGGCAAGCCGGTACAGGGTTTCGCGCAAGGCTGCATGGAGTTGCTCATGAGCCACGAATGGCCGGGTAACGTGCGCGAGTTGGAGAACGAAGTGCAGCGCTTGGTGATTCAAGCGGACGCGGACGGATTCATCGGTCCGGAGTTACTCAGCCCGCGGGTGCGCCGGATCGAAGGCGTGATCGAGAAGGCGGGCGCGGAGAAGGGCACGCTCAAGGAAATGGTGGAGCAGGTGGAGAAGTACTTCCTGCTCGAAGCCCTGCGCGAGCACGACGGCAACAAGACCAGTGCCGCCAAGACCCTGGGCATCACCCGCGAAGGTCTGCACAAGAAGCTGCGCCAGCTGAAGATCGGTTGA
- a CDS encoding 3'(2'),5'-bisphosphate nucleotidase CysQ, which yields MNSTELLCNLRAVAAEAAAIVLEVYEAPFDVEYKRPSDPVTAADKRSNAHICSRLRDLYPDIPIVAEESDPSTFADYRDAHQVFFVDPLDGTREFVARNGEFVVMIGLLDGDRPLAGVLHAPTTGAVWSGYVGEGATLTRADGSETVLEVSAGAALDAARLLSTRSHRSEHLERALAKLQAGQVDALGSAGLKCAAVAEGSAEAYVSPGRAGSRWDLCAGEAIVVAAGGRVTDAHGSPIDYRAESLVNTTGIVASNGHVHDAIVECWRDV from the coding sequence GTGAATTCCACGGAACTGCTGTGCAACCTGCGCGCGGTTGCAGCCGAGGCGGCTGCGATCGTTCTCGAAGTGTACGAGGCACCCTTCGACGTGGAGTACAAGCGGCCGAGCGACCCGGTAACGGCCGCGGACAAGCGTAGCAATGCACACATCTGTTCGCGACTGCGCGACCTGTATCCAGACATTCCGATCGTGGCCGAGGAGAGCGACCCGTCGACCTTTGCCGACTATCGCGACGCGCATCAGGTGTTCTTCGTAGATCCCCTGGACGGAACTCGGGAGTTCGTCGCTCGCAACGGCGAGTTCGTCGTGATGATCGGCTTGCTGGATGGGGACCGTCCGCTCGCCGGCGTGCTCCATGCGCCCACGACGGGCGCGGTGTGGAGCGGCTACGTCGGTGAGGGCGCCACGCTGACCCGCGCCGATGGCAGCGAAACCGTGCTGGAGGTGAGCGCTGGCGCCGCGCTGGATGCGGCGCGACTCCTCTCCACGCGCTCCCATCGCAGCGAGCACCTGGAGCGCGCACTCGCCAAGTTGCAGGCAGGCCAGGTGGATGCGTTGGGCAGTGCGGGTCTGAAGTGTGCCGCGGTGGCTGAGGGCAGCGCCGAAGCCTACGTCAGCCCAGGCCGCGCTGGCTCCCGCTGGGACCTGTGCGCGGGGGAAGCCATCGTGGTCGCCGCGGGGGGCCGCGTGACAGACGCGCACGGCAGCCCCATCGACTACCGCGCGGAGAGCCTGGTCAACACCACGGGCATCGTCGCCAGTAACGGGCACGTCCACGACGCCATCGTCGAGTGCTGGCGCGACGTCTGA
- a CDS encoding energy-coupling factor ABC transporter permease: MHLPDGIVDSPPLLLGAALIASGAVATSLSRVAQRGAQRNLAWTGTLTAFVLALQAVNVPAAPGVSAHALGASLLTLMLGPAHAIAALACVVLLQALLFADGGVAALGINLITIAVVPVLSVATLRAWLPEKTTLSMLAIAGTTLGNLLAAALLSTILVVHAGAPAAFTYGTLIGLQTAAGLVEGVLTARALSHLERRAPRLLFPPHVQLRPEPTRRMWTWAAVGLGVALVLVPVASKAPDALTVVLAHAQSAP; this comes from the coding sequence GTGCACCTTCCCGACGGAATCGTGGACAGCCCACCGCTGCTGCTAGGCGCCGCACTGATCGCCAGCGGCGCCGTGGCAACGAGCTTGTCGCGGGTGGCTCAACGCGGCGCACAGCGGAACCTCGCTTGGACGGGGACGCTGACGGCCTTCGTGCTGGCGCTACAGGCGGTGAACGTGCCGGCAGCACCGGGCGTGAGCGCTCACGCTTTGGGCGCGTCACTACTGACGCTGATGCTCGGTCCGGCCCATGCCATCGCGGCCCTCGCCTGCGTAGTCCTGTTGCAGGCATTGCTGTTCGCTGATGGCGGCGTGGCTGCACTCGGCATCAACTTGATCACCATCGCCGTCGTGCCGGTATTGAGTGTAGCGACGCTCCGCGCGTGGCTGCCCGAGAAGACGACCCTGTCCATGTTGGCAATCGCCGGCACCACCCTGGGGAATCTGTTGGCAGCGGCGCTGCTCTCCACGATTCTGGTGGTCCACGCGGGCGCGCCAGCGGCGTTCACCTACGGCACGTTGATCGGGCTGCAGACCGCGGCAGGTCTGGTGGAAGGGGTGCTCACCGCTCGAGCGCTATCCCATCTCGAACGGCGCGCGCCGCGACTACTGTTCCCACCACACGTCCAACTGCGACCCGAGCCCACGCGGCGGATGTGGACATGGGCAGCCGTGGGCCTGGGCGTCGCACTCGTTCTGGTGCCCGTCGCGAGCAAAGCGCCGGACGCATTGACCGTGGTGTTGGCACACGCGCAGTCGGCGCCGTGA
- a CDS encoding aldo/keto reductase codes for MRKRPLGKTGLSVSELSLGTWGLCGDGYGPVPETEQDRVIERAAALGVTLFETADSYAHGAMERRLGQLLPDSAKARIVTKVGTDLDQAIPKKCFTVSYLKDALARSRERLKRDVLDVVLLHNPSTVALERGEATAFLAEEKAAKRVRAWGVSAGSEAVAREAIARGAEVVSLPFNALAAKDLRELEEEIEREQVGVLAHSVLAYGLLAGHWGSTKEFSAGDHRSERWTRDELRERLRQLDALRPVVGGNVMTLRAAALRFVLSHEQVSSTVIGPRSTLQLDQLVREAGKGPPYLEKTALTALEARLEEVGAL; via the coding sequence ATGCGCAAGCGCCCGTTGGGCAAAACTGGTCTGTCGGTGAGCGAGCTGTCCCTGGGCACCTGGGGGCTGTGTGGCGATGGCTACGGCCCGGTCCCGGAGACGGAGCAGGACCGCGTGATCGAGCGCGCGGCCGCTCTGGGCGTCACGCTGTTCGAGACGGCCGACAGCTATGCGCACGGCGCCATGGAGCGTCGCTTGGGGCAGCTCTTGCCTGACAGCGCGAAGGCGCGAATCGTCACCAAGGTCGGGACGGACCTGGACCAGGCGATCCCCAAGAAGTGTTTCACCGTGAGCTACTTGAAGGACGCCTTGGCGCGCTCTCGGGAGCGGCTGAAGCGCGACGTGCTGGACGTGGTGTTGTTGCACAATCCTTCCACCGTTGCCCTGGAGCGCGGAGAGGCGACGGCGTTCTTGGCCGAAGAGAAAGCGGCGAAGCGCGTTCGTGCCTGGGGCGTGAGCGCGGGCAGCGAAGCCGTCGCGCGCGAGGCCATCGCCCGGGGGGCGGAGGTCGTGTCGCTGCCGTTCAACGCGCTGGCGGCCAAGGACCTGCGCGAGTTGGAAGAGGAAATTGAACGGGAGCAGGTGGGAGTGTTGGCGCACTCGGTCCTGGCGTACGGCCTGTTGGCGGGCCACTGGGGCAGCACCAAAGAGTTCTCCGCTGGCGATCACCGCTCCGAGCGCTGGACCCGGGACGAACTGCGCGAACGACTGCGGCAGTTGGATGCCCTGCGTCCCGTCGTGGGCGGCAACGTCATGACGCTACGCGCGGCGGCACTACGATTCGTGCTCAGCCACGAGCAGGTGAGCAGCACGGTCATCGGCCCGCGCAGCACCCTGCAGCTCGATCAGTTGGTGCGTGAAGCCGGCAAGGGTCCGCCCTACCTGGAGAAGACCGCGCTCACCGCCCTCGAAGCCAGGCTGGAGGAAGTGGGCGCGCTGTGA
- a CDS encoding tRNA (guanine-N7)-methyltransferase, producing the protein MRVDPYAHAPRLPPEGTIDLRSYVGGEGPVELEIGPGRGWFLVERVENDPAARILGLEIKRKWATIVDERLAKRGHGARARAFAEDARQVLPRVVPQTLSVVYLHFPDPWWKKRHHKRLVLAGSMVDTIADALILGGQLFLQTDVEERAERYEQLLSISPRFAPQGETPRIDDHDFGARSPRERRAMADGLPIYRLLYRRIR; encoded by the coding sequence ATGCGCGTCGACCCTTACGCTCACGCCCCGCGCTTGCCTCCCGAAGGCACCATCGACCTGCGTTCCTACGTTGGCGGGGAAGGCCCCGTGGAGCTGGAGATCGGCCCCGGCCGCGGTTGGTTCCTCGTCGAGCGTGTCGAGAACGACCCCGCTGCACGCATCCTGGGTCTCGAGATCAAGCGCAAGTGGGCAACCATCGTCGATGAGCGTCTGGCCAAGCGCGGACATGGCGCGCGTGCTCGTGCTTTCGCCGAGGATGCACGGCAAGTTCTGCCCCGCGTCGTGCCGCAAACGCTGTCCGTGGTGTATCTGCATTTCCCCGACCCGTGGTGGAAGAAGCGGCATCACAAGCGCCTCGTGCTCGCCGGCTCGATGGTGGACACCATCGCCGATGCTCTGATCCTGGGCGGCCAGCTCTTTTTGCAGACCGACGTGGAAGAACGCGCCGAACGCTACGAGCAATTGCTCAGTATCAGCCCACGCTTCGCGCCCCAAGGTGAAACGCCACGCATCGACGACCACGATTTCGGTGCACGCAGCCCCCGCGAGCGACGTGCCATGGCAGACGGCCTGCCGATCTACCGTCTGCTCTATCGTCGCATCCGCTGA
- a CDS encoding energy-coupling factor transporter transmembrane component T, whose amino-acid sequence MNRGLLLRSVTPGGRLLGGCAVIIAVGTARPSLIALGVTLAAFVLVLWGTRPPLRRVQRRLLWVTLGGLSVLVPFVLGGDATRAATLALRVSSAALAAVATSLMLPGQELALALTSLRAPRVLASVMTHALGQLGEVVDETERIVLARRLRGATGVQANAELVTTLLVRSADRAVRRGLAAELRGAELRSPTARVLDIGSIVFLMSCTLIAAGVHWA is encoded by the coding sequence GTGAACCGCGGCTTGCTCTTGCGCAGCGTCACTCCCGGCGGTCGCCTCCTCGGCGGCTGCGCCGTCATCATCGCGGTCGGCACCGCGCGTCCGAGTCTCATCGCACTTGGAGTGACCTTGGCGGCTTTCGTGCTGGTGCTGTGGGGAACTCGACCGCCGCTACGCCGTGTGCAGCGGCGGCTGCTGTGGGTGACCCTCGGCGGACTCTCGGTGCTGGTGCCCTTCGTGCTCGGCGGCGATGCGACGCGAGCCGCGACCTTGGCCTTGCGGGTGAGCAGTGCAGCGCTCGCGGCGGTCGCGACGTCGCTGATGTTGCCGGGCCAGGAGCTGGCCTTGGCGCTGACGAGCTTGCGCGCCCCCCGCGTTTTGGCCAGCGTGATGACGCATGCTCTTGGACAGCTGGGTGAAGTCGTGGACGAGACGGAGCGCATCGTGCTCGCGCGGCGCTTGCGTGGCGCCACTGGAGTGCAGGCCAACGCCGAATTGGTGACGACCCTGCTCGTGCGCAGCGCGGACCGCGCGGTGAGAAGAGGACTCGCAGCGGAGCTTCGCGGTGCCGAACTGCGCTCCCCCACTGCGCGCGTCCTCGACATCGGCAGCATCGTCTTCCTGATGTCCTGCACGCTCATCGCCGCGGGGGTGCATTGGGCATGA
- a CDS encoding ABC transporter ATP-binding protein — MSEPLLVLEGLEVQREDPLSGEKRVTARDVCLRLAQGEQLALVGENGAGKTSLLLALVGATEWSGRVALRNVELGSTTLESIRERVGFVFATPADQLFCDTVEDELAFGLRARGRSEAEIVSRVDATLTRFSLTPLRGKFPGALSLGEQRRVALGAALITDPDLLLLDEPTASLDGRARRGLIDLLRELPAACVVATHDLDFALELGMRVVALREGRVVADGPAEELLRDAVTLERAGLEPPFGLR; from the coding sequence ATGAGCGAACCGCTCTTGGTGCTGGAGGGCCTCGAGGTGCAGCGCGAGGACCCGCTCAGTGGCGAGAAGCGAGTCACTGCACGAGATGTGTGTCTTCGTCTTGCTCAGGGCGAACAGCTGGCGCTCGTGGGCGAAAATGGCGCCGGCAAGACCTCACTATTGCTCGCGCTGGTGGGAGCCACCGAGTGGAGTGGGCGCGTCGCACTGAGGAATGTCGAGCTGGGGTCCACGACGCTGGAAAGCATCCGCGAGCGAGTGGGCTTCGTGTTCGCCACTCCGGCGGATCAGCTGTTCTGCGATACCGTCGAGGACGAGCTCGCCTTTGGTCTGCGGGCGCGCGGCAGAAGCGAAGCGGAGATCGTCAGCCGAGTCGATGCGACCCTGACGCGCTTTTCCCTCACGCCGCTGCGCGGCAAGTTTCCGGGCGCGCTGAGCCTGGGAGAACAGCGGCGAGTGGCCCTGGGGGCCGCGCTGATCACCGATCCGGATCTGCTCTTGCTGGACGAGCCTACGGCTTCTCTCGATGGGCGCGCGCGTCGAGGACTGATCGACTTGCTGCGCGAGCTGCCCGCCGCGTGCGTGGTGGCCACCCACGATCTGGATTTCGCGCTCGAGCTGGGGATGCGCGTGGTGGCACTGCGCGAGGGTCGAGTGGTGGCGGATGGTCCGGCAGAAGAACTGCTGCGCGACGCCGTGACCCTGGAGCGCGCGGGGCTCGAGCCGCCCTTCGGTTTGCGCTAG